The nucleotide sequence TTGCACACTGCTCTATTTGTCATGATTTCGATCAACTTGGCTGTGTTATGCACAACACTTAATCAGATTATCAGGTCACAGATGTTTATTACTATTGTTGTTATATGCTTTTAGATTTGATGCATGTTTGTATATCTCTTTTTCTTAGATGTTTTCAAAAGAAGACACCAAGGCTCTAAACTTGTGCAGGCGTATGATGGAAAGAGGAGAATGTCCACCCCTCACTGTAGAAGCTGATAAATCTATAAAAGAATCGACAATAATAACAGAATATGTTGGAGATGTAGACTTTTTAGTGAATCGGGAATATGACAATGGTGATAGCATTATGACATTTCTTTCTGCTTCTACCCTTTCAATCGCTGGTCATCTGCCCAGATAAACGTAGCAACATATCACGTTTCGTTAATGGAATCAACAATCACACTATGTATGTTTCTATTATCTTCAAACTTTATTCTCTGCATATGTTGGAAAGTTAACTTCCTATTAGTGGTAATACGAGACATTTGGTAACTTCATCTCTAACAGTACTGTCAGTATGCTGTATGTACACACTGTCAAAGACACATGGTATCTCCTGTCTAGGATGTTTTAGTAAGGGGGAAGTCTCCTCCAATCAAGGGTAGGCAATTGATAATTAAGAGTGTTAATTATGACAGCATAGTAATATATACCTTAACCTAATAAACTTTAGTCAGTTTAGTGCAAATTGACTAAATTGttgatttaatttgaaaaacagTGATTCCCTTGGCCTTTTTGTGTAATGTTAACGTGAGTACTAGTACTTTCAACTTAAAGAACTCGTGCATCATAATATCAGCCATTGTCAAGTTTAACATTCTCTTTTCAACTGTTTTATTGAGACAAATACTAATGAAGTTTCTTGTTTTTATGCAGCGAAGGTAAAAAGAAGCAGAACTTGAAATCTATGAGATTTAACGTTGATGGTGAATGTCGGGTTCTTTTTATTGCATACAGATATAGAAAAAGGGGAAAGATTGTACTATGACTACAATGGATACGAACATGAATATCCATCTGAACATTTTGTCTAATTATGTAGACTGTCAGTGCTCTACAGCTTGTTgcaataagaaaataataactttAACAGGGAATTGTTAACTTGTATTTTATTCTTCTCTAAATCTATTAGTTGATTCAACATGTACCTTTGGCATTGAAactttaaatattgttttgtcCTTGTTAGATACCTTGTGGACATGTAATGTTTGGATGCTTCTGGTCTACCTCTTTTATGGtcaaatggttttttttttcttttctttctatagAAGATGAAAGCCTCTgatctaattttaatttgtggAACAAGTCTTGCACTGCAAGTAGTTGCAAGAATATTGATGCTCAAAAATAGGACTTGTTGTATCTAGAGTTGGAAATTGCTCCAAAGCAATGTATCGCGTCCATATCTTGTACTGACGGGGGTGGTGGTTCAACCGCCTTCTCAGTGTTGGACTCTGCCCTGGCTGATGTTCACCATAAGGTTTGTTTGATAGATATGTAAGCAAGTGTCTGGTTGAGCCGTGTACAACTGTCACTGAGTTTAAAGTTCTCTCACTGTGATTTTTAGAAGTTTTAGGGTGTAATTTTTGATTTATTGTGATTTGAGTGTTTCCAAACAcattttaagtattttatttgCATGTCTATAATATGGTTAAGGGCAAATAACTTTATAAATgcaaaatgattattttaaacaatttgtgATCACTTAAAGAATTCAAGGATTTAAATGATTGATTATGTTGCTCGACATATCTTTGTCAATTTTCAATAGAGTTTTGGGTGATGGTTTAAGTATCAGTGCACTGTCAACTACCTGTCAATATTGTTCTTTGTAAAAGCCGCCGTGGTTTATTATAGAGCCCCGAGTGGGAGCTTAGAAGGGAAATAGGATATAATGTACTCCCTCTGGTGCTATATGTAAGAGAAAGTCGGTTCAACATCAATGGAAATGAGAACGTTTATGGGTGGTTGATCCAATTGAAACGGTGTATAGAAGCCAACTTTTGGATACGTGGCAAACAAGGTTACCGTGTTTGCATTTAGAGGAGAAGCTTCCATATGGTTGGCCTCATGGAAGCAAGACAACCAAAATGCAGCAtggaattttatttaaaagagaCTTCATTAAGAAATTCATCCCAGACCTCTGGGAAATGCTTAAGGTTgcagaagaaaaagagaagcaAGAGAAGAAGGGGCGAAGATGAGATATAATTCagtaatgaatttgaaatgaagaaGGAAGGACACCTCAACACTCATGGGTTTGAGGGGCGAACTCTAGTCTCTCGTGTAAATCACGCAACAGAGACATGGGAGAAGAGAATGGGGTCCAGCGCGAGGGAGGAAAGGCGGATTGAGCAACCTTCATAGGTTACAATCAGCAGGGCCGTCCCTGTAAAATTGGAGGTCTGACTCTCTTAGTAAAAAGAGgctcctaaaaaaataaaaattataagagaaacaaaactattatgtttttattttattttaatttttttaaaaaataattaataatgtttgTTGTTAGAACTTTGCGATTATATACGACAAAGACCATTAGACTtaaaatagaaagagaaaaacattATAATTGAACTGAAGTAGAAGGAGAAGAGATATTATTGAGGATATAGAACTCAATTCCATTAAAATTAGGACCAAAAAGACCCTATTatgctggaaaaaaaaaattaaaaatatataaaaatttggcATGGGAGTTGAACTAGAGCCAAAATGCATAACACCCTAGTGTTTTGCCACTAGCATACGCCATTAGtactattattatttcaaaattacttgaatatattaatatttgcagcattatatattttaaaaaaaaataaaaaatattttgggccCCAAAATTGGGGAGGCCCAACTCTATAGAGTTGTTTGCACCTCCCTAGGGACGGCCCTGACAATCAGTTCAACAGCACCACCAAAATCGCCTAAGGACAGGGATCCTTAGGTTACATTGGAGGGAATAGTGAATGAAACGTCGAGGGAGAAAACGACGAAGTTGCTAAAATTGTTAAAGGACGAAGGGAGATTGCAAGAAAATATGTGTAGCCCATCTTCCTTCACTTTTGCCATTGCGTTTTTAGACCTAAAACACTCGCAACCATCTCCCCCCAATCTGAGTTTTGCATCCATTCAAATGTTAGTTCGCGTTTGCTCAAACATTTGGTGTGTTTAACAAATTGTTTTTCGTCTCTATAAATacaataaattttgattttaatcttctaaaaaaaattgtattgtttttggtcctataGTTTTGACATGTCATTGATATTTGTtgaacaaaatattataagacaTAACATGAACCAATCTTAAACATAAATAGGTCACATGGATATTATTATGAATGTAAGTGGATcgataaaggaccaaaatgaagtggaaattttttgaaaaatggaagacgttatttttaaaagaaatgatatatgtacaacaaCTTTATCATAATTATTGGACAACTCTCGTACTCGTGTTCTTactcattctctttcttttttcttttgagaaattATTCACGAGTGCTATTTGTCCTGATAGAATTTCGTGAAACGTCCACAAAGTGAAATCAGCCAATTGAAATTGTTTCTGTCCGGAATAAACGATAGGTAACGGGCTATTTTTTTTACGATACATTGGATAGCTAAATGTGAGATCGTGAAATTTTCACTAGGATTTCTTTAGCTAAAAGTAGCAAGCAATTCCCATTATtcactctctttcttttctctttattattttttgaccaaTCCAAAAGTTATcatcaaatatcattactctatatttttaatttaagcaCGAAATACAAATACTCGTTTACCCTTTAATCATAAACCCAATAGAAGAAGCCGAAAGAAATCCTCATTTCACAGCTATCACCTTAAACTCGACGATGGAAATAATATTTCAATATTCATTACGAAATGGGGAATTTTACACATGCAGGGAAAGTGATGAGACTAACTTGGCAAACTTTGCTTTATCTAATGTGATTGGTTCTTCTGAAGCCATATATTATTGGGGTTATGGAGTAGAGAGGAGGATCAAACTTATAATTCTAATTGATGGACCAGGTATTCCTATAATCCTTCATAGATCAACATGTCCTGGATCCTAGTTTATATTCGTGCTTGTATCATCATTTGTTTTCCACACTAAAGCATTATTTGAGCATGTGGTAAATAATGAGTGGGGTGGGAGGCGTAGTTGGCTAGTTTGTTATGCTCTATGAAGCAGAGACTCCTCGGATATGACCCCGACAAAtgtaattacattgaattatgtcatttttcaaattattatcattcTATGTGCCATTGTCCGTGTGGTGTCCGGTGTTtgtgttcgtgcttcataggttatgATTTAGTAGTATAAATAGTGAGTTGGGTGAATTGCAGCGGTATGCAAGAATATTGTTGAAACCATTATGATTAGGCACAGAGAGAGTTTTCTCCATCTCCGAGGAGATTGGCTCGGGGATAGTTTGGGATTCACTCTCTTCTGCAAGGTTATTTTCTTCGTCCATTGAATacatttctaatattttatctCTTTTCTTAATTCGGATTCTGAAATTTTTCAGTTCCCATCAATTTATTAGAGTTTATCATAACCTTCAAAATATCTTAAGCTTTTCAACTTATGCTTAATGTATGACTTGTATGGTTAAGCCGGCGGCAGAAAACCATACAAGCAGTAGTTTAGTATGCGTTACAACAAAGacaagttgaaatttgcaacaCTAAAGTATAAGTGATTGTCTATAAActagttttgaatttttaacaCTGCACTATTTGTCACGATATGGATCAAGTTTGTTGTGCTATGCACGACACTTAGATTAACACTGctaatttataacttttgttgttttatgcATTTAGATTTGATGCAAGTTTGTATATCTCATGTCTTATCGAAAGAAGACTTTGAGACTCTAAACTTGAGCAGAAGTATGATGGAAAGAGGAGAATGTCCGCTCCTCATGGTTGTTTTTGATCATGCAGAAGGGTAAGTACTTATGCAACTCACatcaaaattttcatctttTGCACTCCATTCCTGACTTTTAATCGTTCTTTTGTAGGTATACTGTAGAAGCGGATAAATCCATAAAAGACTTGACAGTAATAAGAGAATATGTTGGAGATATAGACTTTTTAAAGAATCGTGAATATGACGACGGAGATAGGATTATGACACTTCTTTCCGCATCTAATCCTTCACAATCACTGGTCGTCTTTCCAGATAAACGTAGCAACATAGCACCTTTCATTACTGGCATCGACAATCACACACCGTAtgtttcttccattttcaaattttattctctGCATATGTTGGAAAGTTACTTCCTATTAGTAGCCTAAAATAGTATAGTGAGACATTGGCAACTTCATCTCAAAGAATGGTTTTAGTATGTACACACTTTCAAAGGCACACATTGTCTCCTATCTTGTATGTTTTAGAAAGGGGAAAGTATTTAATCAATGGTAGGATATTGATAATTAAGAGTGTTAAAAAAGATAACATAGTTATATTTATCCTAAAACATGTTTAACTTAAAGTCAGTTTAATGCAAATGGACTCATTCGTGGATTTATTTTGAATAGCAGTAATATTCACCTGGCCTTTTTATGTAATGCTAAGACGAGTACTTTCAACTTAAAATCTCTCTTGAGACTCTGCATGATCATTGCACTCATGTCtagtttaacattttcttttcaattgttttattttaaataactaGTACTAATGAAGTTTCGTGTTTTCATGTAGTGAGGGGAACAAGAAGCAGAACATGAAATGTGTGAGATTTAACATTGGTGGTGAATGTCGGGCTCTTTAGTTGCTAATAGATGTATATCAAAGGGGGGAAGCTTGTACTATGATGGATATGAACATGAATATCCAGCTGAATATTTTGTCTAATTGTGTAGCATCTGTCAACGATCCGGAGCTTATTGTCACTTTGTAAGGAAATAACTTTAACTAAGTATTGTGcactcttgattttttttcatctctTAACCTATTAGTTGATTAAACTTTACCTTTGGCATTGACAACTAGAGAAAGAATTGAAACTTTAAaatggttgttttgtttatgtGTTGGGCATGTATAGCctaatgaatatttatttatatttataaaacatgaatttttctaatctaaattaaaTTTGCGCTGCGGGTAGGTGCTCGATTTCTCATTTCTCACTTACTCACACAAGCAAACCCTCGTCTCACATCCCAAATCTCATGGCTTCATTGTGTCGAAGAAGAACACGAGCTCCCCAAAAAAAAACCTCCATCTTCAACAATGACGACATTGTTTGCCAGAAATGCAACTCCGGCAAATCCCCAACCAAGTTGCTTCTTTGCGACAATTGCAACAAAGGCTACCATCTCTTCTGCCTGACTTCCGTCCCGAAATCCTCGTGGTTTTGCCCCTCTTGCTCCCACAACACCAACACTAAATGTACGCATTCATTCTTTCATTTCATTTACGTCAATGTTTGGTATCACTATATATGGTGACTCACCGTGATTCTGAAAAATTCACTGTCATACCAAACATTCACGACACCTAAGCTGAATCTTatcaaattcataattaattgtGATATTAATGTTTAGAGAATCggattgaatgaattgatttggTTTTTAATGATTGAAGTTTGAGATTtgtagttataatttttttttttggattttagatGTAAGGAAGAAGAGAAAGCGGGGTAGTCGTTGGGTGAGTTCGAAAAAGAAATGGAATCTATTGCCATTTGTGCCGAGTGCTGATTCTATGAGGAGATTAGAACAGATGGCTTCGTTGGTGAATGCGTTGGCTGCAACCAAAGCGGAGTTCAGTAACGCACTTACATATATGCCTGGAATGGCACCAAGGAATGCAAATTCTACTGCTCTTGAAGATGGGGGTGGGGGAATTCAGGTAGTTATTTAACTTGTTTGAGTTTGTTAATTAggtattatattttttgggattttatttcttaataagCAAGCGTCTCGGTGTGAATGTTGATTGTTTGGCGTAGAGTTATGTTATGCGCGAGGAATGGTCTATCACTCTATTGACAGTTATAAGTTGGACTACTTTTATAGGTAGTTAATActtgaaaattgtttgaaactTCAACCATAACAGATGGTGCCTCCTTGTTCTTGCGGCTGAGAAGTTtgatttattgttgtttgttcaacaaacataaaagaaaatgagtaCGCCTTCCTTAAAACTCAatttatattcattttctttgtttttgtcgAACCATTATTGGTTAGGTCATCGTCATAGTCACATAGATGAGAAGAATCGGGAGATTCTACTTTTGAAAGGCATCGTCAATCAAGTTTTGGGTGATGTTGGTTCTATCGTAGAACCTGCCACGGTTTGTTACAGGGTTTATCATAACTTTCAAATCTTTGTTTCTTCTTAAGATTAGCTACCTGCCTGAATATCGAGAAACTAGAAGTCAAGTAAGAATAGTAAGACTGttgttttgatagaaaaattCAGTGTCACAACATAAAGGCAAGCAGATAAAGTTTTCATATTTTGTGCTATTACTATTAGTTGATTATCTATAAATACAGGAAAAATATCTTTGGCCTCCCAAATTGTGCTTAACGTAGGATTTGTAGATTTAAGGTGTCTTCAGAAAACTATAACAGCTATAGCGTAGTTTCTATTACATAGTAACAAAGACAAATCAAAATTTGCAACAATGAAGTATCAAATGGTTTGTCTACAAACTAG is from Medicago truncatula cultivar Jemalong A17 chromosome 1, MtrunA17r5.0-ANR, whole genome shotgun sequence and encodes:
- the LOC120579445 gene encoding histone-lysine N-methyltransferase ATXR6: MEIIFQYSLRNGEFYTCRESDETNLANFALSNVIGSSEAIYYWGYGVERRIKLIILIDGPDLMQVCISHVLSKEDFETLNLSRSMMERGECPLLMVVFDHAEGYTVEADKSIKDLTVIREYVGDIDFLKNREYDDGDRIMTLLSASNPSQSLVVFPDKRSNIAPFITGIDNHTPYVSSIFKFYSLHMLESYFLLVA
- the LOC11432812 gene encoding histone-lysine N-methyltransferase ATXR6 isoform X1, translated to MMDMNMNIQLNILSNCVASVNDPELIVTLCSISHFSLTHTSKPSSHIPNLMASLCRRRTRAPQKKTSIFNNDDIVCQKCNSGKSPTKLLLCDNCNKGYHLFCLTSVPKSSWFCPSCSHNTNTKYVRKKRKRGSRWVSSKKKWNLLPFVPSADSMRRLEQMASLVNALAATKAEFSNALTYMPGMAPRNANSTALEDGGGGIQVLSKEGTKALNLCTDMMERGECPPLMVVYDPLEGYTVEADKPIEALTIIAEYVGDVDYLKNREDDEVNNSMMTLLYASDPSQSLIICPDKRSNIARFISGINNHTREGKKKQNVKSARFNVNGEFRVLLIAKRYIPKGERLYYDYNGSENAYPTKHFV